The region GACCTGCCGACTGTCCACCGGCTCCGCCTTCTCGTGTACCTCGCTGCGGCTCATCAAGCATGACGGCCACGACAAATCGCGGATCGTTCGCAGGCGCGATGCCAGCAAACGTAATCCAGAACTGGTTTTGCGAGTAGGCGCCAGTCTCAGGATTCACCTTTTGCGCGGTACCAGTCTTGCCCGAAAGCTGATAGCCAGGAAGTTGGCTGTTCTGGGCGGTACCGTTGTTGATCCCTGCCGGGTCGTTTTGGAACGTGGACCGGAACATGTCCACGACTGTGCGTGCCGTCGCCTCCGACACCACACGATGCCGCTCAGGTTCGGGCTGTTCCAGCGGTGTGCCCTCTGCACTTTCAATGCTGCGGATAATGCGAGGCGTAATCCGCTCGCCACCGTTGGCAAGCGTTTGGTAGACGCTGGCCATCTGAAGCGCTGTCCAGCTCATTCCCTGCCCAATTGGTAGGTTCGCAAACGTTCCTCCGGACCACTGCTCTAGCACTGGCAACAGACCGGCGGACTCGTTGGGCAGCTCAATGCCGGTTGTGTTTCCGATTCCGAAGCGCTGCAGGTAATCCCAATAGCGCTCCTCGCCCAGCTTCTGCGCAATCTGCAAGGTGCCCACATTCGAGGACTTCCCGAAGATGCCCGCTGTGGTGTACGGCATCACGCCATGCTCCCACGCGTCGCGCACAGTAATACCAGCCATGTCGATAGAGCCCGGCACTTGGTGTACTTCTTCCGGAGTAGTCACCTTCTCCTCAATTGCCGCAGTCGCTGCGATAATCTTCGCCACGGAACCCGGCTCAAACGGGTGCGAGATCGCGTTATTGCTGAAGTCCTTCCCTTCGCGCAGCTGGCGCTCGATGTCCCCGTTCGGGTCAATAGTGGAGGTATTCGCCATTGCTAGCACTTCACCACTGCGGGCATCGAGCACTACTGCCTCGGCGTCCTTTGCCAACGAGTTCCGTTTCGCATTCTCCAGAGTCTGCTGCACAAACGACTGCAGGTCCAGGTCGATCGTCAAGGTGATCTTCGCGCCATCCACCGCGGGTACAACGTCGCGCAGCGTACCGGGGATGGACTGCCCGTCGTTCGACACGTCCTCTGTCTTGCGCCCGTTGATCCCGGTGAGCACCGCATCACTCGATGCTTCAAGCCCAAACTGTCCCTGCCCGTCCATCGACACCTTGCCGAGGATGTTTTCAGCAATCGCCCCGTTCGGGTACTGCCGGATGTCCTGGTGGTCCGAGGCCACGCCGTGGAACTCAGCAGCAATGTTCGACGCCACATCAGGGTCCACGTTCCGGACAAGCACTTCGTAGTTCGAATCCGCGTGCAGCTTCTCGAGGATATCGCGCGCGTCGACCTTGCCCACACTACGCATATCGTCATTGTCTCGTCGCCTATCGACGTCCTCTTCGCCCATTGCCTCGCCAATCATGACGGGAATTTCGTTGGCCATCGTGCGCAGAATATCCTCGACTCTCGCGTCAACCATGGCTCGCGTCGCGTCATCGTCGAGATTCGGAACGTCTTCATTGAGCATGACCTGCTCACGCAGTTCCTTACGAAGCGTCACCGGCGACACAGTCAACGACCGCGCCTGCATCGTGTACGCAAGGTGGTTACCTTCGCGGTCCACGATCTCACCGCGCCGCGCGGGGTCAGTGTAAATCCTGGCGCGCTGCGACTGCGCCTGCTCGCGCAGCTGTGGGCCCCACACCACCTGCACAAGAAACAGCCTGCCGACCAAAAATACGCTGACTACAAGAAACAGAATTACTGCCCATTGGGACCGCTGGTGCAACACACTTCGCCGTGTCTTAGGCGCTTGAGGTGCTTGCAGGGCACGAGGCCGAGCAGTTCGTTTTCTCCGGTCCGGGTGCGATTCGACCACTGCCCTATTTTCACCTCACTCAATTGCATTCAACAGGTAAGAAACGATTCGTGCCCTTAGAGCTTAGAGCGTAGGTGGGACATTCGGCGCATACGGCGCCACGTTGTCCAAACGAGAAGTGCTGCCAAGCACATTATTGCCAGGAAGCTGCGTCAAAGAATCACCGATTTCGCGGGTTGCTTGCTGGTCACTCGACGCGCGCCCAGATCGTGCGTGAGACTCATTGACGTCCACCACACCGACAGTTGCGTTCGGATCGAACGGGCGCTGCTCATGCACACTGCCATCTTCATGCACCGCAACGATTCCTGGAGCCGATGGAACCAACAGGCCTGCGTCACCTGCACGTTGTGCAATCTCTGCGGATGATTTGCGGTCCTCAAGGTCGCGGGTCAGCGATTCGACACGGTTGGTCAGCTCTCGCTCCTGCGCCTGAAGGCGCTGAATGGTAAACGTTTGCGTCGTCGACAAAGCGCTGAGCCCCATCGCAGCAACAACCCCGAATACCAGCAGTACCACCGTCACTGTGAACGTCAGCGACAACTGTTTCTTAGCGACGGCCGGCTGCGCAATCCTCCTGCCGCGGTAGGACACAATCTGCTTCGACCCCAACCGCCCGTGAGTACGCGGGTGTGGGACGTGTGGCCGAATTCCAGGATTGAGCAGCCGAGTGTTCGCGCTACGCTGCTGACCGGAGCGCCGCGTCTGCGGGCGCGCCTGATCACCGCGCGTCAGCGTCATGTTCGATCCGCTGTGCTCTCGTGCTGCCATGATTGATCAGTTCCTTAGTTGCCTTGTGCTAGTTTCTCGACACCACGTACCCGTACGGACGCCGCTCTAGGGTTATGGTCAATTTCAGTTTTCGACGCCTTCTCCGACCCATTTGTGATAGATCGAAACAGCGGCTGCGTACCGGGTAAGTCCATCGGGAGCCCCGGTGGGGTTTTCGACTCCGTGAGTTCCCGAAACGCCGCCTTGACGATTTTGTCTTCCAGCGATTGATAGCTCATGAAGACCGCACGGCCACCAACTCCTAGGAGGTCAGTAATGACGGGGAGAACTTGCTCGACCGCTTCGAGCTCGCGGTTCACTTCGACTCGCAGCGCCTGAAACGTTCGCTTTGCCGGGTGCCCGCCCGACCTACGTGTGGCTGCCGGAATCGTGTCGTACAGCAGCTCCACCAGACGCGCACTCGTTGTGAATGGCTCCTGTTCACGCTGCTGAACAATCGCCCGAGCAATCTTTCCCGCAAAACGCTCGTCTCCGTACGTCTTCAAAATGCGTGCCAAGTCACCGTGCGAGTAGGTATTCAGCACGTCAGCTGCAGTGAGCGATTGCGTCGTATCCATCCGCATATCTAGCGGGGCATCAATCTTGTACGCGAAACCGCGTTCTTCCTGATCGAGCTGCATCGAAGAAACGCCAAGGTCAAACAGCGCCCCGGCAACTCCATTTTCGCGGACGATGCCGAAAGGCACCCGCTCGTCAGAAGCCGCAACTTCGCCAATTGCGTCAAAACGGGCTTGCACCGGAACAAAACGGTCGCCGAATGGAGCCAGTCGCTGCGTTGCCGCAGCTAACGCGTTTGGGTCTCGGTCGATTCCAATAACGTACGCGTTTGGAAATGTAGAAAGAAAGTACTCAGTGTGGCCGCCTGCCCCGAGGGTGCCGTCGACAATCACTGCGCGATCGCCGAATTGCTCAACTGCTGGTGCGAGCAATTCCGCCATCCGGTTACGCATCACGGGAACGTGGCCACGGTTTGCCACCGGATCAAAGTCCATCGCGGCTTCTACCATTGTCGGGCACACTCCCTTCACTGCGTTGTTCTGAAAATTACCTACACCCATGTTTGGGGAGCGTATAGAGCCCTACCCCGGGCGGCTGCTCTGATGTCGGGGAAGTACACCAGAACGCTTCACGCCCGGGATAGAGTCCGTACACGCTCTCCGTCAGTAGTCGATGTCCACTGTCAGGTAGTCAGCCTTACAGCAGACCGGAGAGTATGTCGTCGTCATCCGCCGCCGAGAAGGCGGCTTCAGTCTCTTCTTGATATTGAGCCCAGGATTGTGCATCCCAGATCTCGAGAAAATCTACAGAACCGATAACCACGCACTCCTTGGAAAGGTTTGCGTATTCCCGGTGCGACGCCGACAACGTGATACGACCAGAACCGTCAAGCGTTTGCTCATCCGCACTGGCAGCCAGATTACGAATGAACGCTCGAGCCTTCGGGTTCGTACGGGATGCTGCAGCAGCCTTTTTGGCTCGCGCTGCGAACTCCGCACGGGGGTAGACCGCCAAAGAGTGATCTTGCCCCTTGGTCACCATCAGCCCGTCCGCGAGGTCCTCTCGGAACTTCGCAGGCAGCGTCAAGCGTCCTTTGTCATCAAGCTTGGGAGTGTAGGTTCCCAGAAACATCGGGCGACCCACCTTCCTCTACGCCGTCAGACACGTGATGTATGTAGTTTTCTCTGCTTCGTGCGACAAAGGTGTGTAGTCAGCACACCACCGCGCCTTCCGCTACGCCCCACTTTAACCCACTGTGCCCCACAAATGCCACACCACACACAAAAAAGATTACCGACTTCAACATAACCGCAGGTCAACAAGTAAGAAAACGGTGGGGCTCCCTCCCCCTTTCGCGCTTCACAATAGCCACAATCACCCCACTAGTCGACTAGATACGCAAAGAAATACCCACAAAAGTCCATCTCCGCATACATGTGTGGGCAAAAGTGGAGACTGTGGGTGAAAGTGGGGCGTTTCGCCCAGGCAATAAAAACGCCCCCAGTAAAGGGGGCGTGGTCCTTTTTAGGATTAAGGCCGATCCTCGAACCGGCGTTTAAAGTTCTGCTCCATCGAGCTCACTCGAGGAGACTTCGGCTGGTTCCGGGAAACATTCCGCAACTGCGATACAGATGGGCCATGCGCTGGGGTGCGCAACGCCATGATTCCACCAGCCATCATGACGCCGAACCCGATAACGCTAATGATTACTGTCCAAATGGAAAGCGAGGCAAGCGCAACACCGCCGAGCAACAACACCACTCCAAGCACCATTAACGCAACGCTGCGCATCGTAATCCGGCCTGTGGACGAAGGAGCCGCATAGTCGGCGTTTCGGCCGACGCTTTGCACAAATGAAGGGTCATCTGCCATGAGTGACTGCTCAATTGCGCGGAGTGCTTGCTGCTCCTGTTCAGAAAGTGACACTGCTCTACTCCCAAGCTCCAAAGCGGACGTTGCTATCCATACAACGGCCATCCTAGCGCCTTTGTTCCCCGGGAGACGAGGGCAAGATTGCCCAGGCTAAGCCGCAACACCATTTCCGGCAGGAAGTGCCTCGAGGTAGAACTGTTCCGCCTGCTCAAGCAACTGCGCAACCCTGTCAGCTGGCGGCATATGCTCAATCCCCGAGGCAACGCGGCCGCGTTCCCGCGAGAACGACTCAAACACATTCGCCCACCGTTCACCACCCTTCCCCGTGAGTGCAAGCTTCTTCCACGCGCTACTTGGCAGCCGCTTTCGCTTCTGAATTACCGGACTATCGGAACACACCGCACCCGCAGTCCGCAGCGCTGCACGGTAGGCATATTCCATAGCCTCGTCGTACGCCCCCTCCTCAAATCGCTCATAGGCATACGTGAGGCAACCATCGGCGGTTTCAAGAAACTGGTCACGCTTCGATTGACGGACGCGAGCACCGTAAACTTCGTTCGTTGTCGCAGAGATAACGCTGTTCATGTTGATTTCTCCTTCATTTCCCTTTCACATTTGAGATGAATATAGAAAATGGGTCCGACAAACCCCCCAGAACTTCGCTCATTTGTTCGAATATGGCGAAACTTCCCGGACTCATGGTTCGATAAAGGCATGAAGACCGAAATCCGCCGACTCACATCGGCCGAGTACCTTCTTGCAACGCCTGCACTCGTCGACCTCTATATAGCAGCCATGGACTACCCGGTCAATGTTCGGGCACAACGCATCTCCTCCTGGCGCCAAGAGGCTCTCTCCCCAGGCTTCACTGCAATCGCGGCAGTTGCTGACGACACGATCATCGGCATTGCATACGGAATGTTGGGACAGCGTGAACGATGGTGGGATCAGCAGCTCAGGCGGGCGCTTGCCATGCAAGGGGGGCCGTCGAAAAGCGAAAAGGAGTTACTCCAAAGCTACTTTGAGGTCGCTGAAATCCATGTGCTCCCTAGCTATCAAGGGAGAGGTATCGGCGCGAGGTTGCTCCGGGAGCTCCTGCGCCTTGCGCCGGCAAAATTTGCTCTACTGTCTACCCCTGAGGTCGAGCACGAGGACAACGGTGCGTTCAAGCTCTACCGCAAATTTGGGTTCTCCGACGTCGCACGTAACTACCTCTACCCCGCTGATCCGCGGCCATTTGCGATTCTTGGGCGATCGCTGCCACTCAGCGCCTCACCAATGTTGTAGGTTTGTCGTGGTAACTCGGTAGTCTCTAGGTGCATACGTCTACGACAGATTCTGGAATGGAGCACAACGTGTCTGAAGTATCCTCACAAGGGCCAACGCTCGAGGCCATCCCCGCGCTTGTTGAGGAGCAACTTCGCGTGTTCTTCGACGGCCAGGAATCGGTAGTCGCGGAAATTGGTGCCCCGGTGGAGGACGCAGTCTCTTACCTGCGCAAGTTTGTCCTCGGTGGAGGCAAGCGGATACGGCCACTCTACGGTTGGGCTGGCTTCATCGGCGCAGGAGGGCTTGACCACAGCCAGGAGAACCCCGACGCAGTGCTGCGCGCAGTGAGCTCGCTCGAGTTCATTCAGGCATGTGCGCTCATCCACGACGACATTATCGACGCCTCCGACACCCGGCGCGGCAACCCAACAGTGCACCGCGCGGTTGAGGCTACGCACCGCAACGAAGGCTACCGTGGTGACGCCGCTTCGTTCGGCGAGCACTCGGCCATTTTGATTGGCGATCTTGCGCTGGTGTGGGCAGAAGACATGTGGCGATACTCGGGGCTCACGAATGATGCCCTCGACCGCGCGGCGAAGCCGTGGGTGGGGATGCGCACTGAGGTGATCGGCGGCCAGCTGCTGGACATCATGTTAGAGGCTAAGGGCAGCGAATCTGTTGAGCTCGCAGACAAGGTGAATCGGTACAAGACCGCTGCGTACACGATTGAACGGCCGCTCCACCTTGGCGCCGCGATTGCCGGCGCACCGGATGCAACGATCGCCGCGTTCCGTGGTTACGGACGTGATATTGGCA is a window of Corynebacterium pseudogenitalium DNA encoding:
- a CDS encoding peptidoglycan D,D-transpeptidase FtsI family protein, with translation MQAPQAPKTRRSVLHQRSQWAVILFLVVSVFLVGRLFLVQVVWGPQLREQAQSQRARIYTDPARRGEIVDREGNHLAYTMQARSLTVSPVTLRKELREQVMLNEDVPNLDDDATRAMVDARVEDILRTMANEIPVMIGEAMGEEDVDRRRDNDDMRSVGKVDARDILEKLHADSNYEVLVRNVDPDVASNIAAEFHGVASDHQDIRQYPNGAIAENILGKVSMDGQGQFGLEASSDAVLTGINGRKTEDVSNDGQSIPGTLRDVVPAVDGAKITLTIDLDLQSFVQQTLENAKRNSLAKDAEAVVLDARSGEVLAMANTSTIDPNGDIERQLREGKDFSNNAISHPFEPGSVAKIIAATAAIEEKVTTPEEVHQVPGSIDMAGITVRDAWEHGVMPYTTAGIFGKSSNVGTLQIAQKLGEERYWDYLQRFGIGNTTGIELPNESAGLLPVLEQWSGGTFANLPIGQGMSWTALQMASVYQTLANGGERITPRIIRSIESAEGTPLEQPEPERHRVVSEATARTVVDMFRSTFQNDPAGINNGTAQNSQLPGYQLSGKTGTAQKVNPETGAYSQNQFWITFAGIAPANDPRFVVAVMLDEPQRGTREGGAGGQSAGPVFTEIASWLINRENLPPSPEADQYVLQAQ
- a CDS encoding polyprenyl synthetase family protein, with the protein product MEHNVSEVSSQGPTLEAIPALVEEQLRVFFDGQESVVAEIGAPVEDAVSYLRKFVLGGGKRIRPLYGWAGFIGAGGLDHSQENPDAVLRAVSSLEFIQACALIHDDIIDASDTRRGNPTVHRAVEATHRNEGYRGDAASFGEHSAILIGDLALVWAEDMWRYSGLTNDALDRAAKPWVGMRTEVIGGQLLDIMLEAKGSESVELADKVNRYKTAAYTIERPLHLGAAIAGAPDATIAAFRGYGRDIGIAYQLRDDILGVFGEPEVTGKPAGDDIREGKRTVLFATALANLDASDPAAAQRLRDGIGVAASPEELSELAELIQESGAVEAVEARIDRLTESGLQHLSDAGIDDAVAQFMRDLAIKATARRM
- a CDS encoding SAV_6107 family HEPN domain-containing protein, which translates into the protein MNSVISATTNEVYGARVRQSKRDQFLETADGCLTYAYERFEEGAYDEAMEYAYRAALRTAGAVCSDSPVIQKRKRLPSSAWKKLALTGKGGERWANVFESFSRERGRVASGIEHMPPADRVAQLLEQAEQFYLEALPAGNGVAA
- a CDS encoding DUF3040 domain-containing protein, with the translated sequence MSLSEQEQQALRAIEQSLMADDPSFVQSVGRNADYAAPSSTGRITMRSVALMVLGVVLLLGGVALASLSIWTVIISVIGFGVMMAGGIMALRTPAHGPSVSQLRNVSRNQPKSPRVSSMEQNFKRRFEDRP
- the mraZ gene encoding division/cell wall cluster transcriptional repressor MraZ, which gives rise to MFLGTYTPKLDDKGRLTLPAKFREDLADGLMVTKGQDHSLAVYPRAEFAARAKKAAAASRTNPKARAFIRNLAASADEQTLDGSGRITLSASHREYANLSKECVVIGSVDFLEIWDAQSWAQYQEETEAAFSAADDDDILSGLL
- a CDS encoding GNAT family N-acetyltransferase, with translation MKTEIRRLTSAEYLLATPALVDLYIAAMDYPVNVRAQRISSWRQEALSPGFTAIAAVADDTIIGIAYGMLGQRERWWDQQLRRALAMQGGPSKSEKELLQSYFEVAEIHVLPSYQGRGIGARLLRELLRLAPAKFALLSTPEVEHEDNGAFKLYRKFGFSDVARNYLYPADPRPFAILGRSLPLSASPML
- the rsmH gene encoding 16S rRNA (cytosine(1402)-N(4))-methyltransferase RsmH, giving the protein MDFDPVANRGHVPVMRNRMAELLAPAVEQFGDRAVIVDGTLGAGGHTEYFLSTFPNAYVIGIDRDPNALAAATQRLAPFGDRFVPVQARFDAIGEVAASDERVPFGIVRENGVAGALFDLGVSSMQLDQEERGFAYKIDAPLDMRMDTTQSLTAADVLNTYSHGDLARILKTYGDERFAGKIARAIVQQREQEPFTTSARLVELLYDTIPAATRRSGGHPAKRTFQALRVEVNRELEAVEQVLPVITDLLGVGGRAVFMSYQSLEDKIVKAAFRELTESKTPPGLPMDLPGTQPLFRSITNGSEKASKTEIDHNPRAASVRVRGVEKLAQGN